The Streptomyces seoulensis genome contains a region encoding:
- a CDS encoding DEAD/DEAH box helicase: MTLPVALSGSDVIGQAKTGTGKTLGFGLPLLERVVVPADVEAGRAAPEALTSAPQALIVVPTRELCTQVTNDLLTAGKVRNVRVLAIYGGRAYEPQVEALNKGVDVVVGTPGRLLDLAGQKKLDLSHVKCLVLDEADEMLDLGFLPDVEKIVNMLPVKRQTMLFSATMPGAVIGLARRYMSRPTHIRATAPDDEGATVANIKQFVYRGHSMDKPEMIARILQADGRGLAMIFCRTKRTAADIAEQLQRRGFASGAVHGDLGQGAREQALRAFRNGKVDVLVCTDVAARGIDVSGVTHVINYQSPEDEKTYLHRVGRTGRAGNKGTAVTFVDWDDIPRWQLINKALELDFNEPVETYSTSPHLFSDLNIPAGTKGVLPRSERTRAGLDAEVVEDLGETGGRGARGGGRSGRGGRPEATPERERTERSERSERTPRRRRRMRGGAPVEAGAAAPAAETTAVEEPQAPRTPRRRRRTRGAAAGEPVTAAVETVTETPAPAAAAVAVVEVPEAPEVPAQPRRRTRKRAEAAPVVAEAVVEAPAVVVEPVTEAPAPKRRTRKAAAPAEAVVHTVEAPVAETKPRRTRKAAVAAVETAEAVETKPRRTRKAAVTEPVETPEAETKPRRTRKAAVTEPVDAPEAETKPRRTRKAAAAPAVETAEVTETKPRRTRKATVTEPVETPEAETKPRRTRKAAVAAVETAEAVETKPRRTRKAAATEPVETPEAETKPRRTRKTAAAKAVATEIPAQATEEPEAKPRRRTRKVAAVEPTEA; the protein is encoded by the coding sequence ATGACGCTCCCGGTGGCCCTCTCGGGCTCCGACGTCATCGGCCAGGCCAAGACCGGCACGGGCAAGACCCTCGGCTTCGGTCTGCCGCTCCTGGAGCGCGTCGTCGTCCCCGCCGACGTCGAGGCCGGCCGCGCCGCCCCGGAGGCACTGACCAGCGCGCCGCAGGCGCTCATCGTCGTGCCCACCCGCGAGCTGTGCACCCAGGTCACCAACGACCTGCTGACCGCCGGCAAGGTGCGCAACGTGCGCGTCCTCGCCATCTACGGCGGCCGTGCCTACGAGCCGCAGGTCGAGGCCCTGAACAAGGGCGTCGACGTCGTCGTCGGCACCCCCGGCCGGCTGCTGGACCTGGCGGGCCAGAAGAAGCTGGATCTCAGCCACGTCAAGTGCCTGGTGCTGGACGAGGCCGACGAGATGCTCGACCTGGGCTTCCTTCCCGACGTCGAGAAGATCGTCAACATGCTGCCGGTCAAGCGCCAGACCATGCTGTTCTCGGCCACCATGCCGGGCGCGGTCATCGGTCTCGCCCGCCGCTACATGTCCCGCCCCACGCACATCCGCGCCACCGCGCCGGACGACGAGGGCGCCACGGTCGCCAACATCAAGCAGTTCGTCTACCGCGGCCACTCCATGGACAAGCCGGAGATGATCGCGCGCATACTGCAGGCCGACGGCCGCGGTCTCGCGATGATCTTCTGCCGCACCAAGCGCACCGCCGCCGACATCGCCGAGCAGCTCCAGCGCCGCGGCTTCGCCTCCGGCGCGGTCCACGGCGACCTCGGCCAGGGCGCCCGCGAGCAGGCGCTGCGCGCCTTCCGCAACGGCAAGGTGGACGTGCTGGTCTGCACCGACGTGGCCGCGCGCGGCATCGACGTCAGCGGCGTGACCCACGTCATCAACTACCAGTCCCCCGAGGACGAGAAGACCTACCTGCACCGCGTCGGCCGCACCGGCCGCGCCGGCAACAAGGGCACGGCCGTCACGTTCGTCGACTGGGACGACATCCCGCGCTGGCAGCTCATCAACAAGGCGCTGGAGCTGGACTTCAACGAGCCGGTGGAGACGTACTCGACGTCCCCGCACCTGTTCTCCGACCTCAACATCCCCGCGGGCACCAAGGGTGTCCTGCCCCGCTCGGAGCGCACGCGTGCCGGTCTGGACGCGGAGGTCGTGGAGGACCTCGGCGAGACCGGTGGCCGTGGTGCGCGCGGCGGCGGCCGGTCCGGCCGTGGCGGACGCCCCGAGGCCACGCCGGAGCGGGAGCGTACGGAGCGCTCGGAGCGTTCGGAGCGCACCCCGCGCCGTCGCCGCCGCATGCGCGGCGGTGCCCCGGTGGAGGCCGGTGCCGCCGCCCCCGCGGCGGAGACCACCGCAGTCGAGGAGCCGCAGGCTCCCCGTACCCCCCGCCGTCGTCGCCGTACGCGCGGCGCTGCGGCCGGCGAGCCGGTGACGGCCGCCGTGGAGACGGTCACCGAGACCCCGGCGCCCGCGGCTGCCGCCGTCGCCGTGGTGGAGGTCCCCGAGGCGCCGGAGGTTCCGGCCCAGCCGCGCCGCCGCACCCGCAAGCGGGCGGAGGCGGCTCCGGTCGTGGCCGAGGCCGTCGTCGAGGCGCCGGCCGTGGTCGTGGAGCCGGTCACCGAGGCCCCGGCCCCGAAGCGCCGCACCCGCAAGGCGGCCGCCCCCGCCGAGGCGGTCGTGCACACCGTCGAGGCCCCCGTGGCCGAGACGAAGCCCCGCCGCACGCGCAAGGCCGCTGTCGCAGCCGTCGAGACGGCCGAGGCCGTGGAGACCAAGCCGCGCCGCACCCGCAAGGCCGCCGTGACGGAGCCGGTCGAGACCCCCGAGGCCGAGACCAAGCCGCGCCGCACGCGCAAGGCCGCCGTCACGGAGCCGGTCGACGCCCCCGAGGCCGAGACCAAGCCCCGCCGCACCCGCAAGGCCGCCGCTGCCCCCGCCGTCGAGACGGCCGAGGTGACGGAGACCAAGCCGCGCCGCACCCGCAAGGCCACCGTGACGGAGCCGGTCGAGACCCCCGAGGCCGAGACCAAGCCCCGCCGCACCCGCAAGGCCGCTGTCGCAGCCGTCGAGACGGCCGAGGCCGTGGAGACCAAGCCGCGCCGCACCCGCAAGGCCGCCGCGACGGAGCCGGTCGAGACCCCCGAGGCCGAGACCAAGCCCCGCCGCACCCGCAAGACGGCCGCCGCCAAGGCCGTCGCGACGGAGATCCCGGCTCAGGCCACCGAGGAGCCGGAGGCCAAGCCGCGCCGCCGCACCCGCAAGGTCGCCGCCGTGGAGCCCACCGAGGCGTAA
- a CDS encoding NYN domain-containing protein: MNDDLAALGARIDHTNELLQRMLAEVAKTPSTHAIFVDAGYLYAAAGRLVAGTEDRRAFDLDAEGLIDALIDKARSIFADSRLLRVYWYDGARRRIHTAEQQSIAELPDVKVRLGNLNAHNQQKGVDSLIRTDLESLARHRAISDAALLGGDEDLVSAVEAAQGYGARVHLWGIEAPEGRNQAEPLLWEVDSQRTFDLEFCKPYVSRRTAAAYEATGNRPTREDVRFVGAQIAAKWLVSRGRDSLMELLPGHPYLPGSVDQDLLVEAEGLLQYSLRGQADLRRALRDGFWEHLQTQY, from the coding sequence ATGAACGACGACCTGGCGGCACTCGGCGCCCGCATCGACCACACGAACGAGCTGCTACAACGCATGCTCGCGGAAGTGGCGAAAACACCCTCCACCCACGCGATCTTCGTCGACGCGGGCTATCTCTACGCGGCCGCGGGCCGTCTGGTGGCCGGGACCGAGGACCGCCGCGCCTTCGACCTCGACGCCGAGGGCCTGATCGACGCGCTCATCGACAAGGCCCGCTCGATCTTCGCCGACAGCCGTCTGCTGCGCGTGTACTGGTACGACGGCGCCCGGCGCCGCATCCACACCGCCGAGCAGCAGTCGATCGCCGAGCTGCCCGACGTCAAGGTCCGCCTCGGCAACCTCAACGCCCACAACCAGCAGAAGGGCGTCGACTCCCTGATCCGCACCGACCTGGAGTCCCTGGCCCGCCACCGCGCCATCAGCGACGCGGCGCTCCTGGGCGGTGACGAGGACCTCGTGTCGGCGGTCGAGGCCGCGCAGGGGTACGGGGCGCGCGTCCACCTGTGGGGCATCGAGGCGCCCGAGGGCCGCAACCAGGCCGAGCCGCTGCTGTGGGAGGTCGACAGTCAGCGCACCTTCGACCTGGAGTTCTGCAAGCCGTACGTCTCGCGCCGCACGGCCGCCGCCTACGAGGCGACGGGCAACCGGCCGACCCGCGAGGACGTGCGCTTCGTCGGCGCCCAGATCGCGGCGAAGTGGCTGGTCTCGCGGGGCCGGGACAGCCTGATGGAACTCCTGCCCGGTCACCCGTACCTGCCCGGCTCGGTCGACCAGGACCTCCTGGTGGAGGCGGAGGGCCTGCTCCAGTACTCCCTGCGCGGCCAGGCCGACCTGCGCCGGGCCCTGCGGGACGGCTTCTGGGAGCACCTGCAGACGCAGTACTGA
- a CDS encoding MarC family protein, which yields MFDLAVFGSLFLTLFVIMDPPGITPIFLALTAGRPAKVQKRMAFQAVCVAGGVITVFGLLGHQILDYLHVSVPALMIAGGLLLLLIALDLLTGKTDEPKQTKDVNVALVPLGMPLLAGPGAIVSVILAVQKAGSVATQVSVWSAILAIHVVLWLVMRYSLLVIKVIKDGGVVLVTRLAGMMLSAIAVQQIINGVTQVIRGS from the coding sequence ATGTTCGACCTCGCCGTCTTCGGCTCCCTGTTCCTGACCCTCTTCGTCATCATGGACCCGCCGGGGATCACCCCGATCTTCCTCGCCCTCACCGCGGGGCGGCCCGCCAAGGTCCAGAAGCGGATGGCCTTCCAGGCCGTCTGTGTGGCGGGCGGGGTCATCACCGTCTTCGGCCTCCTCGGCCACCAGATCCTCGACTACCTGCACGTCTCGGTCCCGGCGCTGATGATCGCGGGCGGGCTGCTGCTCCTGCTGATCGCGCTCGACCTGCTCACCGGCAAGACCGACGAGCCCAAGCAGACCAAGGACGTCAATGTCGCCCTCGTGCCGCTGGGCATGCCGCTGCTCGCCGGTCCCGGCGCGATCGTCTCGGTGATCCTGGCCGTACAGAAGGCCGGAAGTGTCGCCACGCAGGTCTCGGTCTGGTCGGCGATCCTCGCCATCCATGTCGTGCTATGGCTGGTGATGCGTTACTCGCTGCTGGTCATCAAGGTCATCAAGGACGGCGGTGTCGTCCTGGTGACACGGCTCGCGGGCATGATGCTCTCCGCGATCGCCGTGCAGCAGATCATCAACGGGGTCACTCAGGTGATCCGGGGGAGCTGA
- a CDS encoding PHP domain-containing protein, which yields MRIDLHCHSSASDGTDTPAELMRAAAGAGLDVVALTDHDTTRGYAEARAALPEGLTLVTGAELSCRTDGVSLHLLAYLFDPEEPALLAERELVRDDRVPRAHAMIAKLNALGVPVTREQVERIAAGGTVGRPHLASALVELGVVPTVSDAFTPEWLADGGRAFVEKHESDPLEAIRLVKDAGGVAVLAHPAAAKRGRTVPQDAIAAMAAAGLDGIEADHTEHDQATRTRLRGLAQDLGLLVTGSSDYHGTRKTVALGENTTDPEVYGEIIRRATGAFPVPGTGGA from the coding sequence GTGCGCATCGACCTGCACTGCCACTCCAGCGCCTCCGACGGCACGGACACCCCCGCCGAGCTGATGCGCGCGGCCGCCGGCGCCGGACTGGACGTGGTCGCGCTGACCGACCACGACACCACCCGCGGGTACGCCGAGGCGCGGGCCGCGCTGCCCGAGGGCCTCACCCTGGTCACCGGCGCCGAACTCTCCTGCCGGACCGACGGCGTCTCGCTGCATCTGCTGGCCTACCTCTTCGACCCCGAGGAGCCCGCCCTGCTCGCCGAGCGCGAGCTGGTCCGGGACGACCGGGTGCCCCGCGCCCACGCGATGATCGCCAAGCTGAACGCGCTCGGCGTCCCGGTCACCCGGGAACAGGTCGAGCGGATCGCCGCCGGGGGCACGGTGGGCCGTCCGCACCTGGCTTCCGCGCTGGTGGAGCTGGGTGTCGTACCGACCGTGAGCGACGCCTTCACGCCCGAGTGGCTGGCCGACGGCGGCCGGGCCTTCGTCGAGAAGCACGAGAGCGATCCCCTGGAGGCGATCCGGCTGGTGAAGGACGCGGGCGGCGTGGCCGTCCTCGCCCACCCCGCCGCCGCCAAGCGCGGCCGCACGGTGCCGCAGGACGCGATCGCCGCCATGGCCGCCGCCGGACTCGACGGGATCGAGGCCGACCACACCGAGCACGACCAGGCCACCCGGACCCGGCTGCGCGGCCTCGCCCAGGACCTGGGCCTGCTGGTCACCGGCTCCTCCGACTACCACGGCACCCGCAAGACCGTCGCCCTCGGCGAGAACACCACCGATCCCGAGGTCTACGGCGAGATCATCCGCCGTGCGACCGGCGCGTTCCCCGTCCCCGGCACCGGCGGAGCCTGA
- a CDS encoding DUF6758 family protein: MRGEPSCPRCGGRVRAPGLFADTWQCDAHGAVYPLQPAIPPSVEALTAVVQRTGVPLWMPWPLPVGWLFTGVAYAGDAPGGGRATVVACSGPGPLGGPGELVLVAEELGVGLGARYAGLEGPDPGPCLDVEKPPQAKVLAAGRPTPLWHVSDTPDDRAVFAGEALGVWLWAVTWPAQSGLLMYDELVLTDLRDAGPEVDLVPCGALSPRLMQP, encoded by the coding sequence ATGAGGGGCGAACCCAGTTGCCCGAGGTGCGGTGGCCGGGTCCGGGCTCCCGGCCTCTTCGCCGACACGTGGCAGTGCGACGCGCACGGCGCGGTGTACCCGCTGCAGCCCGCGATCCCGCCCAGCGTCGAGGCACTCACCGCCGTGGTGCAGCGCACCGGTGTCCCGCTGTGGATGCCGTGGCCGCTGCCGGTCGGCTGGCTGTTCACGGGCGTCGCCTACGCGGGGGACGCCCCCGGCGGCGGCCGGGCCACCGTCGTGGCCTGCTCCGGTCCCGGCCCGCTCGGCGGTCCCGGCGAGCTGGTCCTCGTCGCCGAGGAGCTGGGCGTCGGCCTCGGCGCGCGGTACGCGGGCCTGGAAGGCCCCGACCCGGGCCCCTGCCTGGACGTCGAGAAGCCGCCGCAGGCCAAGGTGCTGGCCGCCGGCCGCCCCACCCCGCTCTGGCACGTCAGTGACACCCCGGACGACCGCGCGGTCTTCGCCGGCGAGGCCCTCGGTGTCTGGCTGTGGGCGGTCACCTGGCCCGCGCAGTCCGGCCTGCTGATGTACGACGAACTGGTGCTGACGGATCTCCGGGACGCGGGCCCCGAGGTCGACCTGGTGCCCTGCGGGGCGCTCTCGCCCCGGCTGATGCAGCCCTGA
- a CDS encoding suppressor of fused domain protein — MVDVLPLVEARLNSALGEPDARASVTFLGADRIEVLRFQEGDVVRYATLGMSAHPMTDPTAMIADPVEGPRAELVLSVRAGLADTGPVLRPLAVLAASPQVEGVVVAPGASLDVGEPLWPGAPFTSVLVGEPGGLVEDLELDAPLDPVRFLPLLPMTPNEAAWKRVHGAEALQERWLVNGTDLRDPHRVSVPLGPAPE, encoded by the coding sequence ATGGTTGATGTTCTTCCTCTGGTCGAGGCGCGGCTGAACTCGGCGCTCGGTGAACCGGATGCGCGTGCCTCCGTCACCTTTCTCGGCGCGGACCGCATCGAGGTGCTCCGTTTCCAGGAGGGGGACGTGGTCCGGTACGCCACGCTGGGTATGTCGGCGCACCCCATGACCGACCCCACGGCGATGATCGCCGACCCCGTCGAGGGCCCGCGTGCCGAGCTGGTCCTCTCCGTCCGCGCCGGGCTCGCCGACACCGGCCCGGTGCTCCGGCCGCTCGCCGTGCTGGCCGCTTCCCCGCAGGTCGAGGGAGTGGTCGTGGCCCCCGGCGCCTCACTGGACGTGGGGGAGCCGCTGTGGCCCGGCGCACCCTTCACCTCGGTACTGGTGGGGGAGCCGGGCGGACTGGTGGAGGACCTGGAGCTGGACGCCCCGCTGGACCCCGTGCGCTTCCTGCCGCTGCTGCCGATGACGCCGAACGAGGCCGCCTGGAAGCGGGTGCACGGCGCGGAGGCCCTCCAGGAGCGCTGGCTGGTCAACGGCACCGACCTGCGCGATCCCCACCGCGTCTCCGTCCCGCTCGGACCGGCGCCCGAGTGA
- a CDS encoding magnesium and cobalt transport protein CorA, producing MSMIRDLRAVVRPSSRPAPRKDAAAPFEADPTASSAVVDCAVYRDGARVESGRTLSPQEAMREVRKDGGFVWIGLHEPTEAEFAGIAGVFGLHPLAVEDAVQAHQRPKLERYDDSLFTVFKTVHYVEHDELTANSEVIDTGEVMCFTGRDFFITVRHGGQGSLRALRHRLQDDPELLAKGPSAVLHAIADHVVDGYIAVADSVQDDIDEVETEVFSPGRNGGVSRGVDSARIYQLKREVLEFKRAVAPLLRPMQLLSERPMRLIDPDIQKYFRDVADHVARVHEQVMGFDELLNSILQANLAQASVAQNEDMRKITAWAAIIAVPTMVCGVYGMNFDHMPELHWKYGYPVIMCVTVALCLGIHRTLKRNGWL from the coding sequence ATGTCGATGATCCGCGACCTGCGAGCCGTGGTCCGTCCGTCCTCCCGCCCCGCCCCGCGCAAGGACGCGGCCGCCCCTTTCGAGGCCGACCCCACCGCCTCCTCGGCCGTGGTCGACTGCGCGGTCTACCGCGACGGCGCCCGCGTGGAGAGCGGACGCACCCTCAGCCCGCAGGAGGCGATGCGCGAGGTCCGCAAGGACGGCGGGTTCGTGTGGATCGGCCTGCACGAGCCGACCGAGGCCGAGTTCGCGGGCATCGCGGGCGTGTTCGGGCTGCACCCGCTGGCCGTGGAGGACGCGGTCCAGGCCCACCAGCGGCCCAAGCTGGAGCGCTACGACGACTCGCTGTTCACCGTGTTCAAGACCGTGCACTACGTCGAGCACGACGAGCTCACCGCCAACAGCGAGGTCATCGACACCGGTGAGGTCATGTGCTTCACCGGCCGGGACTTCTTCATCACCGTGCGGCACGGCGGGCAGGGCTCGCTCCGGGCACTGCGCCACCGGCTCCAGGACGACCCCGAGCTGCTCGCCAAGGGTCCCTCGGCGGTGCTCCACGCCATCGCCGACCATGTGGTGGACGGCTACATCGCGGTCGCGGACTCGGTGCAGGACGACATCGACGAGGTGGAGACGGAGGTCTTCTCCCCCGGCCGCAACGGCGGTGTCTCGCGCGGTGTCGACTCGGCCCGGATCTACCAGCTCAAGCGCGAGGTACTGGAGTTCAAGCGCGCGGTCGCCCCGCTGCTGCGCCCCATGCAGTTGCTGAGCGAGCGGCCGATGCGGCTGATCGACCCCGACATCCAGAAGTACTTCCGCGACGTCGCCGACCACGTGGCCCGCGTCCACGAGCAGGTCATGGGCTTCGACGAACTGCTGAACTCCATCCTCCAGGCCAACCTGGCGCAGGCGTCGGTCGCGCAGAACGAGGACATGCGCAAGATCACCGCCTGGGCCGCGATCATCGCCGTGCCCACCATGGTGTGCGGGGTCTACGGCATGAACTTCGACCACATGCCCGAGCTGCACTGGAAGTACGGCTACCCGGTGATCATGTGCGTCACGGTCGCCCTCTGTCTGGGCATCCACCGCACGCTGAAGCGCAACGGCTGGCTCTGA
- a CDS encoding magnesium transporter MgtE N-terminal domain-containing protein: MAAGVPRIFVSHLAGVPVFDPAGDQVGRVRDIVVMLRVGRRPPRVLGLVVELSTRRRIFLPMTRVTGIDSGQVISTGVVNVRRFEQRPTERLVFGELLDRRVKLVETGEEVTVLDLSVQQLPARREWEVDRVYVRKGRKGGAFRRAKGETLTVEWSAVTGFSLEEHGQGAESLLATFEQLRPADLANVLHHLSPKRRAEVAAALDDDRLADVLEELPEDDQIEILGKLKEERAADVLEAMDPDDAADLLGELPEEDQERLLSLMEPEDAADMRRLMSYEEHTAGGLMTTEPIVLRPDATVADALARVRNPDLSPALAAQVYVCRPPDETPTGKYLGTVHFQRLLRDPPYTLVSSLVDDDLLPLDPDATLPVIAGFFATYDMVAAPVVDESGSLLGAVTVDDVLDHMLPDDWRETEFHLDEVPDAGAGREAGTHG, translated from the coding sequence ATGGCAGCCGGAGTTCCCCGGATCTTCGTCTCGCACCTCGCCGGGGTCCCCGTCTTCGACCCGGCGGGGGACCAGGTCGGCCGGGTCCGCGACATCGTCGTCATGCTGCGCGTCGGCCGCCGCCCGCCCCGCGTGCTCGGCCTGGTGGTGGAGCTGTCCACCCGGCGCCGGATCTTCCTGCCCATGACCCGGGTGACCGGTATCGACTCCGGCCAGGTCATCTCCACCGGCGTGGTCAACGTCCGCCGCTTCGAGCAGCGGCCCACCGAGCGGCTGGTCTTCGGGGAACTGCTGGACCGGCGGGTGAAGCTGGTGGAGACCGGCGAGGAGGTCACCGTCCTCGACCTGTCCGTGCAGCAACTGCCCGCGCGCCGCGAGTGGGAGGTGGACCGGGTCTACGTCCGCAAGGGCAGGAAGGGCGGCGCCTTCCGGCGGGCCAAGGGCGAGACGCTGACCGTGGAGTGGTCGGCCGTCACCGGGTTCTCCCTGGAGGAGCACGGGCAGGGCGCGGAGAGCCTGCTCGCCACCTTCGAGCAGTTGCGCCCCGCCGACCTCGCCAACGTCCTGCACCACCTCTCCCCCAAGCGGCGCGCGGAGGTGGCCGCCGCCCTCGACGACGACCGGCTCGCCGACGTGCTGGAGGAGCTGCCGGAGGACGACCAGATCGAGATCCTCGGCAAGCTCAAGGAGGAGCGCGCCGCGGACGTCCTGGAGGCCATGGACCCCGACGACGCCGCCGACCTGCTCGGCGAGCTGCCGGAGGAGGACCAGGAGCGCCTGCTGAGCCTGATGGAGCCCGAGGACGCGGCCGACATGCGGCGCCTGATGTCGTACGAGGAGCACACCGCGGGCGGGCTGATGACCACCGAGCCGATCGTGCTGCGCCCGGACGCCACGGTCGCCGACGCGCTCGCCCGGGTCCGCAACCCCGACCTCTCCCCCGCGCTCGCCGCCCAGGTCTACGTCTGCCGGCCCCCGGACGAGACGCCGACCGGCAAGTACCTGGGCACCGTGCACTTCCAGCGGCTGCTGCGCGACCCGCCCTACACCCTGGTCAGCTCGCTGGTGGACGACGACCTGCTGCCGCTCGACCCCGACGCCACGCTGCCCGTCATCGCCGGGTTCTTCGCCACCTACGACATGGTCGCCGCGCCCGTGGTGGACGAGTCCGGGTCGCTGCTGGGCGCGGTGACGGTGGACGACGTGCTGGACCACATGCTGCCCGACGACTGGCGCGAGACGGAGTTCCACCTGGACGAGGTGCCGGACGCGGGCGCCGGGCGGGAAGCGGGCACGCATGGCTGA
- a CDS encoding DUF1003 domain-containing protein: MAERDGGREGRDRPPVGATASRPRGFRLDQPRPPRRRVVPEWDPEAFGRLSEKIARFLGTGRFIVWMTVVIIVWVLWNIAAPDVVRFDSYPFIFLTLMLSLQASYAAPLILLAQNRQDDRDRVNLEQDRKQNERSIADTEYLTREIAALRAGLGEVATRDWIRSELQDLVRELELERRQEGTGRPGQYVFPAERANRPPGRDADDR; encoded by the coding sequence ATGGCTGAGCGCGACGGCGGCCGCGAGGGCCGCGACCGTCCCCCGGTGGGCGCCACGGCATCCCGGCCGCGCGGGTTCCGGCTGGACCAGCCGCGCCCGCCCCGCCGCCGGGTGGTGCCCGAGTGGGACCCGGAGGCGTTCGGCCGGCTGTCGGAGAAGATCGCCCGGTTCCTCGGCACGGGACGCTTCATCGTCTGGATGACGGTCGTCATCATCGTCTGGGTGCTGTGGAACATCGCGGCACCGGACGTGGTGCGCTTCGACTCCTACCCGTTCATCTTCCTCACCCTGATGCTGTCCCTCCAGGCGTCCTACGCGGCGCCGCTGATCCTGCTCGCGCAGAACCGGCAGGACGACCGCGACCGGGTCAACCTGGAGCAGGACCGCAAGCAGAACGAGCGGTCCATCGCGGACACCGAGTACCTGACCCGCGAGATCGCCGCGCTGCGCGCGGGACTGGGCGAGGTCGCCACCCGTGACTGGATCAGGTCCGAGCTGCAGGACCTCGTCCGGGAGCTGGAGCTGGAGCGGCGCCAGGAGGGCACGGGCCGGCCCGGTCAGTACGTATTCCCGGCAGAACGCGCGAACCGCCCGCCGGGGCGTGACGCAGACGACCGCTGA
- a CDS encoding Mrp/NBP35 family ATP-binding protein — protein MATEDAVREALATVNDPEINRPITELGMVKSVEIGADGAVAVTVYLTVSGCPMRETITQRVTDAVSGVEGVTRVDVTLDVMSDEQRKELANALRGGQAEREVPFAKPGSLTRVYAVASGKGGVGKSSVTVNLAAALAADGLKVGVVDADIYGHSVPRMLGADGKPTQVENMIMPPSAHGVKVISIGMFTPGNAPVVWRGPMLHRALQQFLADVYWGDLDVLLLDLPPGTGDIAISVAQLVPNAEILVVTTPQQAAAEVAERAGSIAVQTHQKIVGVVENMSGLPCPHCDEMVDIFGTGGGQLVADGLTRTTGATVPVLGSIPIDVRLREGGDEGKPVVLSDPDSPAGSALRAIAGKLGGRQRGLSGLSLGITPRNKF, from the coding sequence ATGGCTACGGAAGACGCGGTGCGCGAGGCACTGGCGACGGTGAACGACCCCGAGATCAACCGCCCCATCACCGAACTCGGGATGGTCAAATCGGTGGAGATCGGCGCGGACGGAGCGGTCGCGGTCACGGTCTACCTGACGGTCTCCGGCTGCCCGATGCGCGAGACGATCACCCAGCGCGTGACCGACGCGGTCTCCGGCGTCGAGGGCGTCACCCGCGTCGACGTCACGCTGGACGTGATGAGCGACGAGCAGCGCAAGGAGCTGGCCAACGCGCTGCGCGGCGGGCAGGCCGAGCGCGAGGTCCCCTTCGCCAAGCCCGGCAGCCTCACCCGGGTCTACGCGGTCGCCTCCGGCAAGGGCGGTGTCGGCAAGTCCTCGGTGACGGTGAACCTGGCGGCCGCGCTGGCCGCCGACGGCCTGAAGGTCGGTGTCGTGGACGCCGACATCTACGGGCACAGCGTGCCGCGCATGCTGGGCGCGGACGGCAAGCCCACCCAGGTCGAGAACATGATCATGCCGCCGTCGGCGCACGGCGTGAAGGTCATCTCCATCGGCATGTTCACCCCGGGCAACGCCCCGGTCGTCTGGCGCGGCCCCATGCTGCACCGGGCGCTCCAGCAGTTCCTGGCGGACGTGTACTGGGGCGACCTGGACGTGCTGCTGCTGGACCTGCCGCCGGGCACCGGTGACATCGCCATCTCGGTGGCGCAGTTGGTCCCGAACGCGGAGATCCTGGTGGTCACCACCCCGCAGCAGGCGGCGGCCGAGGTGGCCGAGCGCGCGGGTTCCATCGCGGTGCAGACCCACCAGAAGATCGTCGGCGTGGTCGAGAACATGTCCGGTCTGCCCTGCCCGCACTGCGACGAGATGGTGGACATCTTCGGCACCGGCGGCGGCCAGTTGGTCGCGGACGGCCTGACCCGCACCACGGGTGCGACGGTCCCGGTGCTCGGCAGCATCCCGATCGACGTGCGGCTGCGCGAGGGCGGCGACGAGGGCAAGCCGGTCGTGCTGAGCGACCCCGACTCCCCCGCGGGCTCGGCGCTGCGCGCCATCGCGGGCAAGCTGGGCGGCCGTCAGCGCGGCCTGTCGGGGCTGTCGCTGGGAATCACCCCGCGCAACAAGTTCTGA
- a CDS encoding sec-independent translocase, which yields MFNDIGPLELVTLIVLAVLVFGPEKLPKFIQDVTRTLRKIREFSDNAKQDIRSELGPEFKDFEFEDLNPKAFLRKQLDNDELGLKEIRSGFDLKREMADLTDSVNGHDTASSALPGPTSAAPAVSGGRVDMTKKPEPSQDDRPPFDADAT from the coding sequence GTGTTCAATGACATAGGGCCGCTTGAGCTCGTCACGCTCATCGTCCTCGCCGTGCTCGTCTTCGGTCCGGAGAAGCTCCCCAAGTTCATCCAGGACGTGACGCGCACGCTGCGCAAGATCCGGGAGTTCTCGGACAACGCCAAGCAGGACATCCGCAGCGAGCTGGGCCCGGAGTTCAAGGACTTCGAGTTCGAGGACCTCAACCCCAAGGCGTTCCTGCGCAAGCAGCTCGACAACGACGAGCTGGGCCTCAAGGAGATCCGCAGCGGCTTCGACCTCAAGCGGGAGATGGCCGACCTGACGGACTCCGTGAACGGCCACGACACCGCCTCCTCGGCGCTGCCCGGCCCCACCTCGGCCGCCCCCGCGGTGTCCGGCGGCCGGGTCGACATGACCAAGAAGCCCGAGCCGTCGCAGGACGACCGCCCGCCCTTCGACGCCGACGCCACCTGA